A segment of the Nitrospina gracilis 3/211 genome:
GTGGAAAGGCCGGCCACACCAAACACAAATATCAGTACCTCACTGATGCCATTGAGGGGGGTGTCCTTCTCCAGCCACTTCTGAACCAGGGTGGAACCGACCCACACCTGAAGGAAGCTCCCCAGGGCCAACAAGGCGGAGAATCCGATCATTTCCACCTGATTGAAATCCACAAACAGGGTCTGGCCGGACCAGAAAAATAAAGCGATGGTGCCCAGGAAAATGCCGGGCGTCACTCGGTAGGAATACAGAAGGTAGGCGCCCAGGGCGATACCGTGAGGGACATGAATGATCAGGCTGGTGCCCAGCGGGTGCGCCAACCTGGTCATCATTATCCCGCTTAAAAATATCAGGAGTGTGACAATCAGGTTGTGTTTCAGGGCCGGCATACTTGCTTGGGGGTTTTCTTTCGCCATGAGTTTGCCTTCATCACGACCATCAAAAGCCACCGTCAAATTTTAAATGGTGGGGTATTCATTTGCATTGGCGGCAGGCACCCTCCCTGGTTCCTTCGAATTAAACAATTCTCACATATTCAAAGAGAAACGGGAAGTCTTTTTTGACATACCGATAGATAAGCCAGCATGTCTGCCCTTGTACCTGAAAACAATTTGGAGGGGTTCGAAGGCCTGTTGAAGATGAGGGTTAATTTGCGGAGCAGGGCGGGAATGCTCCCGGACCCAAACCACAGCAGGTGGAGGAATTCGGATTTGGCATCCTGCCAAGATGACCATCGGTTTCCATAAAGGGAAGACACGATCGACAGTTGAAAAGGTACCTTCCCAAAAGAGCCTGCGGGCGGCTCTGTGATACACAGGGAATAACTCCTTAAAAGGACCGTTTCAGAAAACCAGTCTTCAGACAAATTCTCCAGGAACTGGTGGCCCCAACCCCGGTCCTTGGAGTGGCAACCCGAAATCAGGCAACGGCCTGGCCCATTCGAGAAAAAAGGGATTTGATTTTTCTTTCAATTTCGTGGGCCATATCCCGCATACCGGACTGGCGCGCAATCTGGTGGGCCCGTTCGAAAAACTGGATGGCCTTGTCATATTCTCCCTGGCCTGCCAGTGCCAGCCCCAGATTGTTGCAGGTCTGCGCGAGAAGCGGGTGATCGGGGCTGCAAACCCGGTGAAACCCCTGTAATGCCTGATACATGTTCTGCGCGGCCATAGCGTAATCCTTCTTCTTAAAGAATATACTCCCGATGTTACTGTAAATAAAAGAGGCTTCAGGATGGTATTCTCCGCAGGTTTTGATCCGTTCATTCAGGGCC
Coding sequences within it:
- a CDS encoding tetratricopeptide repeat protein, encoding MNSNEWVRLGKEAQANGLFDQAVDYYNQALNERIKTCGEYHPEASFIYSNIGSIFFKKKDYAMAAQNMYQALQGFHRVCSPDHPLLAQTCNNLGLALAGQGEYDKAIQFFERAHQIARQSGMRDMAHEIERKIKSLFSRMGQAVA